In the genome of Phlebotomus papatasi isolate M1 chromosome 2, Ppap_2.1, whole genome shotgun sequence, one region contains:
- the LOC129800293 gene encoding GSK-3-binding protein FRAT2-like — protein MPSKQANDVLAVEELVHEIKENLRLKARPSHHPNRSSRPSPYHIPCRSWSDGCTEKHHHHSTGKKDVDPASIDDPYELLQALIKSNNLVKEAVRRLQLNLSPKQRYFYESDDESRSPLLRMCHLEI, from the coding sequence ATGCCCAGCAAGCAGGCAAATGATGTGTTGGCTGTTGAAGAATTAGTGCATGAAATAAAGGAGAATCTTCGACTGAAGGCCCGACCGTCCCATCATCCAAATCGCAGCTCAAGACCATCACCCTATCACATCCCATGTCGATCATGGAGCGATGGATGTACAGAGAAGCACCATCATCATTCCACGGGAAAGAAAGATGTCGATCCTGCCAGTATCGATGACCCTTATGAATTGCTGCAGGCCCTCATTAAGAGTAACAACCTGGTCAAGGAGGCCGTTAGGCGTCTTCAACTGAATCTCTCGCCCAAGCAACGATACTTCTACGAAAGTGACGATGAATCCAGATCACCTCTATTAAGGATGTGTCACCttgaaatataa